One Cryptomeria japonica chromosome 9, Sugi_1.0, whole genome shotgun sequence genomic window carries:
- the LOC131042742 gene encoding uncharacterized protein LOC131042742 encodes MSQIDDITLSAINFGLQGYTGTPSASRARPKKKNISKTPKRVKKRPLSFVDMLNAPDSPANQESAKVIATVSTSMVSHPQSIGEASEAQTCSRYGHNVDPFKYVFKKTPKSDKERRAKTLALGSADEPSTEPRTTPKRLDFDDPPEV; translated from the exons atgtcccagattgatgacatcacgctgtcggcgatcaattttggcctacaaggctatacg ggcaccccctccgcgtctagggctcgtccaaagaaaaagaatatctcgaagacgccaaaacgtgtgaagaag cggccattaagctttgtggatatgttgaatgcacccgaTTCGCCTGCGAATCAAGAGAGTGCGAAG gtaatagcaaccgtttctacatcgatggtgagccatcctcagtccattggagaagcatctgaggcacaa acttgttcgcggtacggccataacgtggatccatttaagtatgtcttcaagaaaactcctaagagtgacaaggagaggagagcgaagacattagctcttggatcagccgatgag ccatctacagagccacgtactacgccgaagaggcttgattttgatgatccaccagaagtttag